A region from the Hypomesus transpacificus isolate Combined female chromosome 11, fHypTra1, whole genome shotgun sequence genome encodes:
- the LOC124473575 gene encoding cytochrome P450 26B1, translating into MFLPELSVVSALATALTSVFSALLLLAVTKQLWALRWTITRDKECNLPLPKGSMGWPLVGETFHWLFQGSNFHISRRKKHGNVFKTHLLGKPLVRVTGAENIRKILLGEHNLVCTQWPQSTRIILGPNTLVNSIGDLHKKKRKILAKVFSRGALESYLPRLQDVVKSEIAKWCSEPGAVDVYAAAKSLTFRIAVKVLLGLQMEETRIVYLAQIFEQLMNNLFSLPFDAPMSGLRKGIKAREILHKCMEKIIEEKMQRQHTEEYYDAFDYMLSSAKETGYELSIQELKETAVELIFAAHSTTASASTSLVLQLLKHPAVVEKAQQELETEGLGYEAHRAHSCPGKEGDLKGPLETTQDAHGSPDTETTSLLNGKGNVHGASDEEKPTSRSHTPYLTMEKLSQLQYVSCVIKEVLRVLPPVSGGYRTVLKTFELDGYQIPKGWSVMYSIRDTHDTAPVFHNPERFDPDRFGSERDEGKTGRFNYVPFGGGVRRCVGKELALMILKTLAVELLSTCRWSLATESFPKMQTVPIVHPVNGLHVHFSYAHTDAV; encoded by the exons ATGTTTCTCCCGGAGCTCAGCGTCGTGTCAGCGCTGGCCACTGCGCTCACATCAGTATTctcagccctgctgctgctggccgtCACCAAGCAACTGTGGGCTCTCCGCTGGACCATTACGCGGGACAAGGAGTGCAATTTGCCGCTGCCCAAGGGCTCCATGGGGTGGCCTCTAGTGGGGGAAACTTTCCATTGGCTCTTTCAG GGGTCCAACTTTCACATCTCCAGGAGAAAGAAGCACGGGAATGTTTTTAAAACTCACCTTCTTGGAAAGCCCCTAGTCCGGGTGACTGGCGCCGAGAACATCCGAAAAATTCTGCTGGGGGAACACAACTTGGTGTGCACTCAATGGCCGCAGAGCACCCGGATCATTCTAGGACCAAACACGCTGGTCAACTCCATCGGAGATCTTcacaagaaaaagagaaaa ATCTTGGCAAAAGTGTTTAGCCGCGGGGCGCTGGAGTCTTACCTGCCCCGCTTGCAAGATGTTGTCAAGTCTGAAATTGCAAAGTGGTGCTCAGAGCCCGGCGCAGTGGATGTCTACGCCGCAGCAAAATCTCTCACATTTCGAATCGCTGTAAAAGTCCTGCTGGGTCTACAAATGGAGGAGACACGCATTGTTTACCTTGCTCAAATATTCGAGCAACTCATGAAcaaccttttctctcttccttttgaTGCACCCATGAGTGGACTCCGCAAG GGAATAAAAGCGCGTGAAATCCTTCACAAGTGCATGGAGAAAATCATTGAGGAAAAGATGCAGAGGCAACACACGGAAGAGTACTATGATGCATTTGATTACATGCTAAGCAGTGCCAAGGAGACTGGGTATGAACTCAGTATCCAGGAGTTGAAG GAGACAGCGGTTGAGTTGATATTTGCAGCTCACTCTACCACTGCCAGTGCCTCCACCTCCcttgtcctccagctcctgaaGCACCCTGCGGTTGTGGAGAAAGCCCAACAGGAGCTGGAGACGGAGGGGCTGGGTTACGAGGCCCATAGAGCACACAGCTGCCCAGGCAAAGAGGGGGATTTAAAAGGCCCTTTGGAAACCACACAAGATGCCCACGGGAGCCCAGACACAGAGACCACCTCATTGCTCAATGGGAAAGGGAATGTTCACGGCGCCTCCGATGAAGAGAAACCTACATCTCGGTCCCACACACCTTATCTAACGATGGAAAAACTGAGTCAGCTGCAGTACGTTAGCTGTGTAATCAAGGAGGTGCTCCGTGTTCTCCCCCCGGTATCCGGCGGATACAGAACCGTGCTCAAGACATTTGAATTGGAT GGTTACCAGATCCCTAAAGGGTGGAGCGTGATGTACAGCATACGAGACACCCACGACACCGCCCCAGTGTTTCACAACCCGGAGAGATTCGACCCCGACCGCTTTGGGAGTGAGCGTGACGAGGGCAAGACAGGGCGTTTCAATTACGTTCCATTTGGAGGTGGTGTTAGGAGGTGCGTCGGTAAGGAACTAGCCCTGATGATATTAAAAACCCTGGCGGTCGAGCTGCTCAGCACATGCAGGTGGAGCCTGGCCACAGAATCGTTCCCCAAGATGCAAACTGTTCCAATTGTCCATCCTGTCAACGGGCTGCACGTGCATTTTAGTtacgcacacacagatgcagttTAG